From the genome of Nasonia vitripennis strain AsymCx chromosome 1, Nvit_psr_1.1, whole genome shotgun sequence, one region includes:
- the LOC100677925 gene encoding putative tyrosine-protein kinase Wsck isoform X2, whose protein sequence is MMLMWILAFGWLGIVAGQQSIGCFKSTSLEPDLPVLVAKRVNSPAECVRECKARYYVFSGLMNGHQCYCGSQYGKFGPSDSCKTPCIEDPSVFCGSDEAINVYSTGQKGPSPPRRVSIDNYKQDSLEVIWQPPDIPNGKIVSYTLKATALESSASYPLPPIDSEVQGEFSNKTTILGLHPGTKYNISIFASNAQGSSDPAYTIDYTQIGPPNKPSAPKILDTSEKTITIEIPQGSSENGPLSYYYVVVVQPGTVPPTGSNITYENVDRAAREGLGYYFTGKFEVSNYAEYKRFEVGDGRMIGGYYNAPLNKENGQPQIGVALESRVGREVQYAYSDLTTGTHKIQIRNSQDNTASAANIILWVLIVLLGLLLLTSVLIFVMLRKRFQNVRMRRLPEQQELTLQGPLYEVDNMGYIPEDVPERANHYQDLKSKVWSIPRNFLNFDPNPVRHGRFGSVHMGTVQRDAIPVAVSVHKISDTLLKGSEKRKMLRELDVCIKAGTSKYLASLVGNCETPDTLFVALEMPPQSLKMRLLAARSGEHFHHEQILRIAACVADALRHLESLKILHTRVCARSVGLTNDWSPKLMGHGISKYALEDVKYARWTAIECFDNQKKHNPGVVWAFGVLLWEMFSMGGTPYSNLEMDSDVEEALTQGYRLEQLRDVPDPIHEVMSSCWLVDPEERPTFDELVRLDTLSMVPITSITEPYRPELELN, encoded by the exons ATGATGCTGATGTGGATACTGGCTTTTGGGTGGTTGGGCATTGTGGCAGGGCAGCAGAGCATAGGATGCTTCAAGAGCACCTCTCTGGAACCCGACCTGCCTGTGCTTGTGGCCAAGAGGGTCAATTCACCTGCCGAATGCGTCAGGGAGTGCAAGGCTCGATACTACGT CTTTTCTGGTTTGATGAATGGTCATCAGTGCTACTGCGGCAGTCAGTACGGGAAATTTGGTCCATCTGACAGTTGCAAAACGCCGTGCATTGAGGATCCCTCTGTATTTTGTGGATCCGACGAAGCCATCAACGTATACTCTACTGGGCAAAAAG GACCCAGTCCTCCCAGAAGAGTGTCCATCGACAATTACAAGCAGGACTCGTTGGAAGTCATTTGGCAACCTCCAGACATACCCAATGGAAAAATAGTTTCTTATACTTTGAAAGCTACTGCTTTAGAATCATCAGCATCCTACCCACTGCCACCTATAGATTCAGAAGTGCAGGGTGAATTTTCCAATAAAACAACCATACTGGGCTTGCATCCTGGCACCAAGTACAATATCAGCATCTTTGCATCCAATGCCCAGGGATCCAGTGATCCTGCTTACACGATAGACTACACTCAGATTGGCCCACCCAACAAGCCAAGCGCACCTAAGATTCTAGACACGAGTGAGAAGACCATCACCATTGAGATACCACAAGGCAGCAGTGAAAACGGACCTCTGAGTTACTACTACGTGGTTGTTGTACAACCTGGGACAGTTCCTCCTACTGGAAGCAACATTACCTATGAAAATGTTGACAGAGCAGCCAGAGAAGGTTTAGGCTACTATTTTACCGGAAAGTTTGAGGTTTCAAATTATGCCGAATACAAACGCTTCGAGGTAGGCGATGGAAGGATGATTGGCGGATATTATAACGCTCCATTGAACAAAGAGAACGGCCAACCCCAG ATCGGAGTCGCTCTCGAGTCTAGGGTTGGTCGAGAAGTGCAGTACGCCTATTCAGACTTGACGACGGGTACCCACAAAATACAAATCCGCAATAGCCAAGACAACACTGCCAGTGCCGCCAATATCATACTCTGGGTTTTAATCGTACTACTTGGCCTTTTGCTTTTGACGTCGGTGCTAATTTTCGTGATGCTACGCAAGAGATTCCAAAACGTTCGCATGAGACGTTTGCCGGAGCAGCAAGAGCTGACGCTCCAGGGACCATTGTACGAGGTCGACAACATGGGCTACATTCCCGAGGATGTGCCGGAAAGAGCCAATCACTACCAAGACTTGAAGAGCAAAGTGTGGAGCATACCGAggaactttttgaatttcgatcCGAATCCCGTTCGTCACGGTCGCTTCGGCAGCGTGCACATGGGTACGGTTCAAAGAGACGCGATTCCCGTTGCGGTGTCGGTTCATAAGATATCGGACACGCTGCTGAAAGGTTCAGAGAAGAG GAAAATGCTGCGCGAGCTGGACGTTTGCATAAAAGCAGGAACTTCCAAGTATCTGGCTAGTTTGGTGGGTAACTGCGAGACACCCGACACACTTTTTGTCGCGTTGGAGATGCCACCACAGAGTCTCAAAATGAGGCTTCTAGCCGCCAGATCCGGAGAACACTTCCATCACGAGCAAATCCTGCGGATCGCTGCCTGCGTGGCTGACGCTCTACGCCATCTCGAGAGTCTCAAGATCCTTCACACCCGCGTTTGCGCCAGAAGCGTTGGTCTCACCAACGACTGGTCGCCCAAACTGATGGGACATG GCATATCAAAATACGCGCTGGAAGACGTAAAGTATGCGCGCTGGACGGCGATCGAGTGCTTCGACAATCAGAAGAAACACAATCCGGGAGTGGTATGGGCATTTGGTGTATTGCTCTGGGAGATGTTCAGCATGGGTGGTACGCCTTACTCCAACTTGGAAATGGATAGCGACGTTGAGGAAGCCCTGACTCAGGGCTACAGACTCGAGCAACTCAGAGACGTACCCGACCCCATCCACGAGGTCATGAGCTCCTGCTGGCTCGTCGATCCCGAAGAGAGACCCACCTTTGACGAGCTCGTCCGTCTG GATACGCTGTCGATGGTTCCCATCACCTCGATAACTGAACCGTACAGGCCGGAATTGGAATTAAACTGA
- the LOC100677925 gene encoding putative tyrosine-protein kinase Wsck isoform X1 codes for MIARVTAPCVYIHSACCHLLTQTRISLHFLVHTPRLVGDDDALSVYAPFRCDTVQCQDKMMLMWILAFGWLGIVAGQQSIGCFKSTSLEPDLPVLVAKRVNSPAECVRECKARYYVFSGLMNGHQCYCGSQYGKFGPSDSCKTPCIEDPSVFCGSDEAINVYSTGQKGPSPPRRVSIDNYKQDSLEVIWQPPDIPNGKIVSYTLKATALESSASYPLPPIDSEVQGEFSNKTTILGLHPGTKYNISIFASNAQGSSDPAYTIDYTQIGPPNKPSAPKILDTSEKTITIEIPQGSSENGPLSYYYVVVVQPGTVPPTGSNITYENVDRAAREGLGYYFTGKFEVSNYAEYKRFEVGDGRMIGGYYNAPLNKENGQPQIGVALESRVGREVQYAYSDLTTGTHKIQIRNSQDNTASAANIILWVLIVLLGLLLLTSVLIFVMLRKRFQNVRMRRLPEQQELTLQGPLYEVDNMGYIPEDVPERANHYQDLKSKVWSIPRNFLNFDPNPVRHGRFGSVHMGTVQRDAIPVAVSVHKISDTLLKGSEKRKMLRELDVCIKAGTSKYLASLVGNCETPDTLFVALEMPPQSLKMRLLAARSGEHFHHEQILRIAACVADALRHLESLKILHTRVCARSVGLTNDWSPKLMGHGISKYALEDVKYARWTAIECFDNQKKHNPGVVWAFGVLLWEMFSMGGTPYSNLEMDSDVEEALTQGYRLEQLRDVPDPIHEVMSSCWLVDPEERPTFDELVRLDTLSMVPITSITEPYRPELELN; via the exons ATGATAGCGCGCGTAACCGCGccctgtgtatatatacattcaG CTTGCTGCCACTTGCTGACTCAGACGAGAATTTCGTTGCACTTCCTCGTACACACGCCTCGATTAGTCGGCGACGACGATGCGCTGAGCGTATACGCGCCTTTCAGGTGTGACACAGTGCAGTGCCAGGACAAGATGATGCTGATGTGGATACTGGCTTTTGGGTGGTTGGGCATTGTGGCAGGGCAGCAGAGCATAGGATGCTTCAAGAGCACCTCTCTGGAACCCGACCTGCCTGTGCTTGTGGCCAAGAGGGTCAATTCACCTGCCGAATGCGTCAGGGAGTGCAAGGCTCGATACTACGT CTTTTCTGGTTTGATGAATGGTCATCAGTGCTACTGCGGCAGTCAGTACGGGAAATTTGGTCCATCTGACAGTTGCAAAACGCCGTGCATTGAGGATCCCTCTGTATTTTGTGGATCCGACGAAGCCATCAACGTATACTCTACTGGGCAAAAAG GACCCAGTCCTCCCAGAAGAGTGTCCATCGACAATTACAAGCAGGACTCGTTGGAAGTCATTTGGCAACCTCCAGACATACCCAATGGAAAAATAGTTTCTTATACTTTGAAAGCTACTGCTTTAGAATCATCAGCATCCTACCCACTGCCACCTATAGATTCAGAAGTGCAGGGTGAATTTTCCAATAAAACAACCATACTGGGCTTGCATCCTGGCACCAAGTACAATATCAGCATCTTTGCATCCAATGCCCAGGGATCCAGTGATCCTGCTTACACGATAGACTACACTCAGATTGGCCCACCCAACAAGCCAAGCGCACCTAAGATTCTAGACACGAGTGAGAAGACCATCACCATTGAGATACCACAAGGCAGCAGTGAAAACGGACCTCTGAGTTACTACTACGTGGTTGTTGTACAACCTGGGACAGTTCCTCCTACTGGAAGCAACATTACCTATGAAAATGTTGACAGAGCAGCCAGAGAAGGTTTAGGCTACTATTTTACCGGAAAGTTTGAGGTTTCAAATTATGCCGAATACAAACGCTTCGAGGTAGGCGATGGAAGGATGATTGGCGGATATTATAACGCTCCATTGAACAAAGAGAACGGCCAACCCCAG ATCGGAGTCGCTCTCGAGTCTAGGGTTGGTCGAGAAGTGCAGTACGCCTATTCAGACTTGACGACGGGTACCCACAAAATACAAATCCGCAATAGCCAAGACAACACTGCCAGTGCCGCCAATATCATACTCTGGGTTTTAATCGTACTACTTGGCCTTTTGCTTTTGACGTCGGTGCTAATTTTCGTGATGCTACGCAAGAGATTCCAAAACGTTCGCATGAGACGTTTGCCGGAGCAGCAAGAGCTGACGCTCCAGGGACCATTGTACGAGGTCGACAACATGGGCTACATTCCCGAGGATGTGCCGGAAAGAGCCAATCACTACCAAGACTTGAAGAGCAAAGTGTGGAGCATACCGAggaactttttgaatttcgatcCGAATCCCGTTCGTCACGGTCGCTTCGGCAGCGTGCACATGGGTACGGTTCAAAGAGACGCGATTCCCGTTGCGGTGTCGGTTCATAAGATATCGGACACGCTGCTGAAAGGTTCAGAGAAGAG GAAAATGCTGCGCGAGCTGGACGTTTGCATAAAAGCAGGAACTTCCAAGTATCTGGCTAGTTTGGTGGGTAACTGCGAGACACCCGACACACTTTTTGTCGCGTTGGAGATGCCACCACAGAGTCTCAAAATGAGGCTTCTAGCCGCCAGATCCGGAGAACACTTCCATCACGAGCAAATCCTGCGGATCGCTGCCTGCGTGGCTGACGCTCTACGCCATCTCGAGAGTCTCAAGATCCTTCACACCCGCGTTTGCGCCAGAAGCGTTGGTCTCACCAACGACTGGTCGCCCAAACTGATGGGACATG GCATATCAAAATACGCGCTGGAAGACGTAAAGTATGCGCGCTGGACGGCGATCGAGTGCTTCGACAATCAGAAGAAACACAATCCGGGAGTGGTATGGGCATTTGGTGTATTGCTCTGGGAGATGTTCAGCATGGGTGGTACGCCTTACTCCAACTTGGAAATGGATAGCGACGTTGAGGAAGCCCTGACTCAGGGCTACAGACTCGAGCAACTCAGAGACGTACCCGACCCCATCCACGAGGTCATGAGCTCCTGCTGGCTCGTCGATCCCGAAGAGAGACCCACCTTTGACGAGCTCGTCCGTCTG GATACGCTGTCGATGGTTCCCATCACCTCGATAACTGAACCGTACAGGCCGGAATTGGAATTAAACTGA
- the LOC103315511 gene encoding parkin coregulated gene protein homolog — MVNQSEFWAEVRRGTPNEAHKKPRVVPAFTIQALQENTVVAKPPKCGLFDERPPKSSTFRRYYERGVFPVALETSGGGLSGSEGQSQQQQQRVAWKVGLDKLDYHFYLPLFFDGLTEARPPYSFLVEQAITDMLQAGSVKVLPVLPQLVKPIKKALDTKIPEIICRTLRVLQRLVRCGNCIGEALVPYFRQILPVLNLLKDRNVNCGEGIDYSQQRGENVADLIQETLEVLEQYGGEDSFINIKYIVPTYESCMKN; from the exons ATGGTCAACCAGAGCGAGTTCTGGGCCGAGGTGCGTAGGGGGACGCCTAACGAGGCACACAAGAAGCCGAGAGTCGTGCCCGCGTTCACCATCCAGGCGCTTCAG GAGAACACGGTGGTAGCCAAGCCCCCTAAATGCGGGCTCTTCGACGAGCGACCCCCTAAATCGTCGACCTTCCGTCGGTACTACGAGCGCGGAGTCTTCCCGGTCGCTCTGGAGACCAGTGGCGGTGGTCTCTCCGGTTCCGAGGGCCAGtctcaacagcagcagcagagggtCGCTTGGAAGGTCGGTTTGGACAAGCTGGACTACCACTTTTATCTACCGCTGTTCTTCGACGGGCTCACCGAGGCTCGACCCCCTTACAGCTTTCTCGTCGAGCAGGCCATAACTGATATGCTTCAGGCTGGTAGCGTCAAGGTTTTGCCGGTGTTGCCACAGCTCGTCAAACCGATCAAGA AGGCTCTGGACACCAAGATCCCGGAGATCATCTGCAGAACCCTGCGAGTCCTCCAGCGACTGGTCCGCTGTGGCAACTGCATCGGCGAGGCTCTAGTCCCCTATTTCCGTCAGATCCTGCCGGTCCTCAACCTGCTCAAGGATCGAAACG TCAACTGCGGCGAGGGAATAGACTACTCCCAGCAGCGTGGCGAGAACGTAGCCGACCTGATCCAGGAGACCCTCGAGGTCCTCGAGCAGTACGGCGGCGAGGACTCGTTCATCAACATCAAGTACATCGTGCCCACTTACGAGTCCTGCATGAAAAATTAG
- the LOC100123959 gene encoding protein trapped in endoderm-1 codes for MDHRTGNDTILLVQATDHPIQFPRSVTIFAAACAILFSIVGVVGNLVTVIALLRYARLRRHATTAFVISLSVSDLIFAAVNLPLTASRYLNEAWVLGETLCQVFPLFFYGNVAVSLLSMVAITINRYVLISRAEIYAQIYTRRGITLMLIAIWTLSFSLLIPPLLGVWGTLGLDPATFSCTILKKDGKSPKKLLFVVGFLVPCLVIIVSYLCIYWKVRTSRKNLEAHTGGARRKKTGFQRREDSRVTRLMLTIFLCFLLCFLPLMLANVIDDQIKIPVLHVVASLLAWASSVVNPFIYAGTNKLYREAYRQLLCCGSKKSKNGKIDGPINGGGQGRAIHSHSSKMSSQPT; via the exons ATGGATCACCGGACGGGTAACGACACGATCCTCCTAGTCCAGGCGACGGATCACCCGATCCAATTCCCTCGGTCGGTGACGATTTTCGCCGCCGCCTGTGCCATACTCTTCAGCATCGTCGGCGTCGTCG GCAACCTCGTAACAGTGATAGCCTTGTTGCGGTACGCCCGGTTGAGGCGGCACGCCACGACGGCTTTCGTAATAAGCCTCAGCGTCTCGGACCTGATCTTCGCCGCCGTCAACCTGCCGCTCACCGCCAGCCGATACCTCAACGAGGCCTGGGTCCTGGGCGAGACTCTGTGCCAGGTATTCCCGCTCTTTTTCTACGGCAACGTTGCTGTCTCGCTGCTCAGCATGGTCGCCATCACCATTAATAG GTACGTCTTGATCTCACGAGCGGAGATCTACGCGCAGATCTACACCCGTCGAGGGATCACCCTCATGCTCATCGCCATCTGGACGCTGAGCTTCTCCCTCCTGATCCCGCCTCTCCTGGGAGTCTGGGGCACCTTGGGACTGGACCCGGCGACGTTCTCCTGCACGATCCTTAAGAAGGACGGCAAGAGTCCGAAGAAACTGCTGTTCGTCGTGGGCTTCCTCGTTCCCTGTCTCGTCATCATCGTCTCGTACCTCTGCATCTACTGGAAGGTCCGCACCAGTCGCAAGAACCTCGAGGCGCACACCGGTGGAGCTAGACGCAAAAAGACGGGCTTTCAGCGCAGGGAAGACTCGAGGGTCACCAGGCTCATGCTCACGATATTCCTCTGCTTCCTCCTGTGCTTTCTGCCTCTCATGCTGGCCAACGTCATCGACGACCAGATTAAGATCCCAGTCCTCCACGTGGTGGCGTCCCTTTTAGCCTGGGCGTCCTCGGTCGTCAATCCCTTCATCTACGCCGGAACGAACAAACTGTACCGCGAGGCGTACAGGCAGTTGCTTTGTTGCGGCTCGAAGAAGAGCAAGAACGGGAAAATCGATGGTCCCATCAACGGCGGCGGCCAGGGCAGAGCCATTCACTCGCACTCCAGCAAGATGTCTTCGCAGCCCACTTGA